Within the Microbacterium terricola genome, the region ACCTCCGGTCGCGGCGCGGCCCCCGTGATCTCGTCGATGGCGCCGGTCTGCGCCTGCGCCAGCGACGCGGCGACCGAGTGATCGCTGTCGCCGACGACGTCATGATGCTCGCACAGCACGACGAGGGCCTTCGACGGCAGCGTCAGGGATGTGCCGGGCTCGATGACCGCGTTCGTGTGCTCGCCCGCCGTGTCGACGAGGACGTCCCAGACGGGACTCGCCTCCACCTCGGGGATGTGGAAGTCGACTGGGTCATCGCCCGCGTTGAACAGGATGATGAAGTGGTCGTCCTCGATCGGGTTGCCGCGGCGGTCACGCTCGCGGATGCCGTCGCCGTTGAGGAAGACGCCGATCGCCCGCCCGAAGCCGGAATCCCAGTCCTCGGGCTGCATCTGCGTGCCGTCGGGTCGCAGCCAGCCGATGTCGGGGATCGGCTCCCCTTCCTCGCGGCGGACCGGACGGCCGTTGAAGAAGCGGCGGCGGCGGAACGTCGGGTGCTCGCGCCGCAGTCGCGTGAGGGCGGCGGTGAACTCGATGAGCGGCTGGTCGGCGCTCTCCCAGTCGAGCCAGGACAGCTCGTTGTCCTGCGCGTAGACGTTGTTGTTGCCCCGCTGGGTGCGTCCGAGCTCGTCGCCGTGCAGCAGCATGGGCACGCCCTGGCTGAGGAGCAGCGTCGCGAGGAAGTTGCGCTGCTGGCGCCCTCGGATGGTGCGGATCGCCGGATCGTCGGTCGGCCCCTCGACACCGTGGTTGGAGGAGCGGTTGTGCGATTCGCCGTCGCGGCCATCCTCGCCGTTCGCGTCATTGTGCTTGTCGTTGTAGGACACCAGATCGCGCAGGGTGAACCCGTCGTGCGCGGTGACGAAGTTGATCGAGGCCACCGGACGACGGCCGGAGTGCTCGTACAGGTCGGCGGAACCGGTCAGGCGCGAGGCGAACTCGCCCAGCGTCGAGGCCTCCCCGTGCCAGAAGTCGCGCACGGTGTCGCGGTACTTGCCGTTCCACTCGGTCCACTGCGGCGGGAAGTTGCCCACCTGGTAGCCGCCCGGCCCGACGTCCCACGGCTCGGCGATGAGCTTCACCTGCGAGACCACCGGATCCTGCTGCACGAGCTCGAAGAAGGCGGCCAGGCGGTCGACGTCGTAGAACTCGCGCGCCAGGGCCGCGGCCAGGTCGAAGCGGAACCCGTCGACGTGCATCTCGAGCACCCAGTACCGCAGCGAGTCCATGATCAGCTGGAGCGCGTGCGGGTTGCCGACGTTGAGGCTGTTGCCCGTGCCCGTGTAGTCGGTGTAGTACCGCGGATCCTTGTCCTCGAGCCGGTAGTACGCGGCGTTGTCGATCCCGCGCATGGAGAGCATGGGTCCGAGATGGTTCCCCTCTGCGGTGTGGTTGTAGACGACGTCGAGGATCACCTCGATGCCGGCGGCGTGCAGCGCGCGCACCATCCCCTTGAACTCCTGCACCTGCTGTCCGCGCTGCCCGCTCGAGGAGTACGTGTTCTGGGGCGCGAGGAAGGCGATCGTGTTGTAGCCCCAGTAGTTCGACAGCCCCTTCTCCTGCAGGGTCGAGTCGTCGACGAACTGGTGCACGGGCATCAGCTCGATCGCCGTCACGCCGAGCCGCTTCAGGTGCGCGATGGTCGCCGGATGAGCCAGTGCGCTGTACGTGCCGCGGATCTCCTCGGGGATCTCCGGGTGCAGCTTGGTCAGGCCCTTCACGTGCGCCTCGTAGATGACCGTCTCGGAGTACGGGGTCTTCGGCAGCCGGTCGCCCGCCCAGTCGAAGAACGGGTTGATCACCACGGCCTTCATCATCGAGGCCGCGGAGTCGTCGTCGTTGCGCGAGTCGGGGTCGCCGAACTGATACGGGAACACCGACTGGTTCCACTCGACCTGCCCCTCGACGGCCTTCGCATACGGGTCGAGCAGGAGCTTGTTCGGGTTGAAGCGCTTGCCCGTCGACGGGTCGTAGTCGCCGTGCACGCGGTAGCCGTAGCGCTGGCCCGGTGCCACCGTCGGGAGATAGGCGTGCCACACGAAGGCATCGACGTCGACGAGCGGGACGCGCGTCTCCTTGCCGCGGTCGCCGAAGAGACAGAGCTCCACGCGTTCGGCACCCTCGCTGAAGAGGGCGAAATTGGTGCCGTTGCCGTCGAACGTGGCACCGAGCGGGTAGCTGGATCCTGGCCAGGCGTGCATAACGTCCTTCCCCGGGGAGTGTCCCCACCCTAGCCCGCGTGAGCCCGACCGCCTGACCCCCTCACATCGGAGGGTGCGGCGGTGTGAGGGAAACGTTCGCTCGGAGAAACCGAAGCCCGCCGGGAGCGGAAACAGCCTGCGCCTACCGTCGTGGACACGGATCGCACCCCGCCCACCCAGGAGCCGATATGACCGCTTCGACGCCAGACCCGCACCGCGCTGCCGAGCCCGTCGTCAGCCCGAAACATCGCGCTGACAGGAATGCAACAAGCGATGGCTACCGTGGCGGCATGCACAACTCCGGTCCGGCACCCCGCCACGCCGTGGTGGTCGGCGGCGGGATGGTGGCGCACCGGTTCGTCGAGAGTCTGCTCAGCCGTTCCGGCGAACGGTGGCGGATCACGGTCATCGGCGAGGAGCCGCGCGATCCGTACGACCGCGTCGGTCTCACCGGGTTCTTCGCGGGCGCGACGGCTGACGATCTGACGCTGGACCGCTCGGTCCTGGCGGACGAACGGGTCGAGTTCCTGCGCGGTGAGACGGTCGTCGAGATCGATCGCGCCGAGCGCAGGGTGCGCACCAGGACGGGACGCCGAGTCCCGTACGACCGGCTCGTGCTCGCGACCGGGTCCTACGCCGCTCGGCTTGCGGTGGACGGCTTCGGCCTGGAGGGATGCTTCGTCTACCGCACGCTGGATGACGTCGAGGCACTGCGCACTTTCGTGCAACGACGGACTCAGGCGCTGGGGCGCCCGCTGACCGGCACGGTGATCGGTGGCGGCTTGCTCGGCCTGGAGGCAGCGGGCGCACTGCAGGGACTCGACGTCGACTGCGCCGTGATCCAGTCCGCCGACCGCCTCATGTCGGCGCAGCTCGACCTCCCCGCGGGCGACGCGTTGCGGCGGATCGTCGAGCAGCGGGGCATCCGCGTGCGCACAGGGACCGTGACGACGCGCCTGGACCCCGACCGCTCCGGCGCCGTCGCCGGTTTGGAGTTCCGCGACGGCGATTACGCTGCCACTGACGTCGTGGTCTTCACCGTGGGGGTGCGCCCGAGAGACGAGATCGCCCGCCAGGCGGGCCTCGACGTGCACCCGCGCGGCGGCGTGCTGATCGACGACAGATGCCAGACCAGCGATCCGGACATCCTCGCCGTGGGCGAGGTCGCCAACTTCGCCGGCCAATGCGTGGGCCTCGTCGCCCCTGGCTACGCGATGGCGGAGGTCGCCGCGACCCGCCTGCTCGATGGCGATGCCACCTTCCCTGGTTTCGATCTGTCCACCAAGCTGAAGCTCTCCGGCGTGGACGTCGCCAGCTTCGGGGACGCCTTCGCCACGACCCCGGGCGCACTCGATGTCGTCTACGCCGATCCGGTCGCCGGCGTCTACAAGAAGCTCGTCCTCTCCGACGATGCGAAGACCCTGCTCGGCGGCATCCTGGTCGGCGACGCGTCGGCGTACGGATCGCTACGTCCGCTTGTCGGCGGAGCTCTCGGCGGTGATCCGGCCGCGTACCTCATGCCCGAGGACGGCGTCGCGGCCCCCACGGGCGATCTGCCGGACACCGCCCTAGTGTGCTCGTGCAACAGTGTGACCGCCGGCACGATCCGGACCGCGGTGCACGAGGAGGGCTGCGCCGACGTCACATCGGTGAAGGCATGCACGAAGGCCGGCGCCGCGTGCGGCTCGTGCGTCACGATGATCAAGAAGATCGTCGGCGTGGAGCTCGCGAAGACCGGCGCCACCCTCAGCAGCGCTCTCTGCGAGCACTTCGAGATGTCTCGCCGGCAGCTCTTCGACGCTGTCCGCGTGTCGGGGCTCGCCACCTTCAGCGGCGTCATCGAGCGGTTCGGGACCGGGCGCGGGTGCGACATCTGCAAGCCGGCGCTCGCCAGCATCCTGTCCACCCTGGTCGGCGGTCACGTCCTCTCGGGCGAGAACGCGGCTCTGCAGGACACCAACGACCACGTCATGGCGAACCTGCAGAAGGATGGCAGCTACTCGGTCGTGCCACGCATCCCCGGCGGCGAGATCACCCCCGCCGGACTGGTCGTCATAGGCCAGGTGGCGGAGGACTTCGGCCTCTACACGAAGATCACCGGCGGCCAGCGGATCGACCTCTTCGGCGCACGCCTCGAGCAGCTCCCCGCCGTGTGGAAGCGGCTCGTCGATGCCGGGTTCGAATCGGGCCACGCCTACGGGAAGTCCCTGCGCACCGTGAAGTCGTGCGTCGGCTCCACCTGGTGCCGCTACGGCGTGCAGGACTCGGTCGGCATGGCGGTGCAGCTCGAGCTGCGGTATCGGGGCCTGCGCTCGCCCCACAAGCTCAAGCTCGGTGTCTCGGGCTGCGCACGCGAGTGCGCGGAAGCGCGGGGCAAGGACGTCGGCGTCATCGCGACCGAGGCCGGCTGGAACATGTACGTCGGCGGCAACGGCGGCTTCACCCCCCGGCACGCGGTGCTGCTCGCGGAGGGGCTCGACGACGAGGCGCTGCTCACCGCCATCGACCGCTTCCTGATGTACTACATCTTCACGGCCGATCGACTGCAGCGCACTGCCCCGTGGTTCGAGGAGCTCGACGGCGGCATCGACGGGCTTCGCGCGGTGATCTTCGACGACAGCCTCGGCATCTGCGCCGATCTGGACGCCGCGATGGCTCGCCACATCGAGGGGTACGAGGACGAATGGAAGGCCACGCTGCAGGACCCGCAGAAGCTCCGCCGGTTCGCATCGTTCGTGAACGCACCCGCAACGCCGGACCCCTCGCTCGCCTACACCGTCGAGCGCGGGCAGCCGCGGCCGGCCACCGCGGCCGAACGGACCGACGTGGGTGTGTTCATCGCCGGTACGACCCTGGAGGTGCGGCGATGAGCGCCTGGCAGCGCCTCTGCGACGTGGCCGACCTCGAGGTCGAGCGCGGCCGGGCGGCGCTGGTGGGAAGCACACAGCTGGCGCTCTTCCTCACGCACTCCGGCCGGGTGTTCGCGGTGTCCAACCTGGACCCCTACAGCGGTGCGCATGTGATCTCGCGAGGCATCGTGGGGACGCGGCAGGATGTGCCGACGGTGGCGTCCCCGATGTACAAGCAGGTGTTCGACCTGCGTACCGGCTCCTGCCTGGACACGCAGGGCAAGGACCCACGCGATCTGGTGACCTGGCCGGTTGCGCTGGAGGACGGCGCGGTGTTCGTGAAGATCGAGGAGACGGCATGAGCACGCTGATGGGGATATCTCTGCAGGGCCGAGAGGTGCTGATGGTGGGCGGCGGCGATGTCACCGCCCGCCGGCTCGAGCGCTTCGCCGGAGAGGATGCGCGCGTCCGCGTCATAGCACCCGCGCTCGCACCGCGCACGCGCG harbors:
- the nirD gene encoding nitrite reductase small subunit NirD, coding for MSAWQRLCDVADLEVERGRAALVGSTQLALFLTHSGRVFAVSNLDPYSGAHVISRGIVGTRQDVPTVASPMYKQVFDLRTGSCLDTQGKDPRDLVTWPVALEDGAVFVKIEETA
- the glgX gene encoding glycogen debranching protein GlgX; translated protein: MHAWPGSSYPLGATFDGNGTNFALFSEGAERVELCLFGDRGKETRVPLVDVDAFVWHAYLPTVAPGQRYGYRVHGDYDPSTGKRFNPNKLLLDPYAKAVEGQVEWNQSVFPYQFGDPDSRNDDDSAASMMKAVVINPFFDWAGDRLPKTPYSETVIYEAHVKGLTKLHPEIPEEIRGTYSALAHPATIAHLKRLGVTAIELMPVHQFVDDSTLQEKGLSNYWGYNTIAFLAPQNTYSSSGQRGQQVQEFKGMVRALHAAGIEVILDVVYNHTAEGNHLGPMLSMRGIDNAAYYRLEDKDPRYYTDYTGTGNSLNVGNPHALQLIMDSLRYWVLEMHVDGFRFDLAAALAREFYDVDRLAAFFELVQQDPVVSQVKLIAEPWDVGPGGYQVGNFPPQWTEWNGKYRDTVRDFWHGEASTLGEFASRLTGSADLYEHSGRRPVASINFVTAHDGFTLRDLVSYNDKHNDANGEDGRDGESHNRSSNHGVEGPTDDPAIRTIRGRQQRNFLATLLLSQGVPMLLHGDELGRTQRGNNNVYAQDNELSWLDWESADQPLIEFTAALTRLRREHPTFRRRRFFNGRPVRREEGEPIPDIGWLRPDGTQMQPEDWDSGFGRAIGVFLNGDGIRERDRRGNPIEDDHFIILFNAGDDPVDFHIPEVEASPVWDVLVDTAGEHTNAVIEPGTSLTLPSKALVVLCEHHDVVGDSDHSVAASLAQAQTGAIDEITGAAPRPEVQR
- the nirB gene encoding nitrite reductase large subunit NirB, with the translated sequence MHNSGPAPRHAVVVGGGMVAHRFVESLLSRSGERWRITVIGEEPRDPYDRVGLTGFFAGATADDLTLDRSVLADERVEFLRGETVVEIDRAERRVRTRTGRRVPYDRLVLATGSYAARLAVDGFGLEGCFVYRTLDDVEALRTFVQRRTQALGRPLTGTVIGGGLLGLEAAGALQGLDVDCAVIQSADRLMSAQLDLPAGDALRRIVEQRGIRVRTGTVTTRLDPDRSGAVAGLEFRDGDYAATDVVVFTVGVRPRDEIARQAGLDVHPRGGVLIDDRCQTSDPDILAVGEVANFAGQCVGLVAPGYAMAEVAATRLLDGDATFPGFDLSTKLKLSGVDVASFGDAFATTPGALDVVYADPVAGVYKKLVLSDDAKTLLGGILVGDASAYGSLRPLVGGALGGDPAAYLMPEDGVAAPTGDLPDTALVCSCNSVTAGTIRTAVHEEGCADVTSVKACTKAGAACGSCVTMIKKIVGVELAKTGATLSSALCEHFEMSRRQLFDAVRVSGLATFSGVIERFGTGRGCDICKPALASILSTLVGGHVLSGENAALQDTNDHVMANLQKDGSYSVVPRIPGGEITPAGLVVIGQVAEDFGLYTKITGGQRIDLFGARLEQLPAVWKRLVDAGFESGHAYGKSLRTVKSCVGSTWCRYGVQDSVGMAVQLELRYRGLRSPHKLKLGVSGCARECAEARGKDVGVIATEAGWNMYVGGNGGFTPRHAVLLAEGLDDEALLTAIDRFLMYYIFTADRLQRTAPWFEELDGGIDGLRAVIFDDSLGICADLDAAMARHIEGYEDEWKATLQDPQKLRRFASFVNAPATPDPSLAYTVERGQPRPATAAERTDVGVFIAGTTLEVRR